In Streptomyces sp. TLI_146, the genomic stretch CCTCACCTACCTTTTCCCGCTCGTGATCGACGGCTTCATCGCCTACGGGGTACGGGCCCTGCTGGTCCTCTCCGAGGCTCCGCTGCGTGCCCGGCTCTACGTCTGGGTCCTCTTCGGTACCGCCACCGCAGCAAGCATCTGGGCCAACGCCCTGCACGCGGTCCGCCTCAACCAGCAGACCGTCCGCTCCGGACTGCAGTTGGGCGACACGGTCGTCGCCGTGCTCTCCACCCTCGCCCCACTCGCGCTCGCCGGCGCGGTTCACCTGTACATCCTCATCACTCGCTACCACCCGGCCGACCAGGATCCTGCCGAGACCCCGACGGACCACCCGGCGGTCAGGGGGGCGACGGGGTCCACCGGACACCTGCGCTCGGACCACACCAAGGTGGACCACGGTGACGGACAAGCAACCCACAATGGCCCGCCGGAAGGGTCTGGTCCAGTGGGGGCGGACCAGAGCGGACTCGCGGGCCAGATGCCGGACCGCGAGCGCACACAGGCTGCAGACCACGACACACGGACCACGAACCAACCGGCCGACTCCGCCCCACCGGACCAGCGGACCAACCCCGCACCGGACCGCCCGGACCACGAAGCGGACCAGGTCGCGGACCACGGTGCGCCCGCTGCGGACCAGCAGATCGCCGCTGGGCCGCAGGAGGCCGACAGCGAGAGGCGGACCAGCAGCTCCGCAGGTCAAGTGGCCTCTGGACCGGATGGTCCGGCGGACCACAAGCGGGCGGACCGCGTACACGGTCCGGCCGACGGGTCTGGTCCGGGGGGCGCGGACCACGGTGCCCCGGCGGACCAGATGCCGGACC encodes the following:
- a CDS encoding DUF2637 domain-containing protein; amino-acid sequence: MTHRTTAHPAVAPVGFWDRLAIVVLGLAGCALSYDALQQMAVAIHIRGFLTYLFPLVIDGFIAYGVRALLVLSEAPLRARLYVWVLFGTATAASIWANALHAVRLNQQTVRSGLQLGDTVVAVLSTLAPLALAGAVHLYILITRYHPADQDPAETPTDHPAVRGATGSTGHLRSDHTKVDHGDGQATHNGPPEGSGPVGADQSGLAGQMPDRERTQAADHDTRTTNQPADSAPPDQRTNPAPDRPDHEADQVADHGAPAADQQIAAGPQEADSERRTSSSAGQVASGPDGPADHKRADRVHGPADGSGPGGADHGAPADQMPDREHPPTADHDTRTADQLADSAPPDQRTNPAPDRPDHEADQPLEPLADQVEGGSSGGPQGAQTTALGTPAPDQRAKPADQDEVPWEAKVAVAREAALGEGRMTRRAIRPHLRNAGITVSNELFSDIQAALYADPALAHLPRDTRRAR